A stretch of Dermochelys coriacea isolate rDerCor1 chromosome 6, rDerCor1.pri.v4, whole genome shotgun sequence DNA encodes these proteins:
- the GANC gene encoding neutral alpha-glucosidase C isoform X1, with amino-acid sequence MEPAKEEESSVQDEAVDKSNFKNCNHIAFYRRQKLLHPGKFLYQALLDSVTLCNDSVKLQIINEKNKVPLLVEIYAIEGNIFRLKINEVAPLKSRYEVPDVLIKEPTTQRLSIAQKEAGILVLTCAGEDRKLLITANPFQIELESEGETILSVNTNGLLYFEHLQPPPQNSKTTAQKKEDTSTDSSQENQEDLGLWQEEFGSFLDIKANGPSSIGLDFSLHGCEHVYGIPEHAETLLLKNTSDNDAYRLFNLDVYGHKIQDKMGIYGSVPFLLAHKPNRTAGIFWLNSSETLVEINTKAVMEHVPSRSPPDITKQRVVPQTDVHWMSESGIIDVFLLMGPTPFDIFKQYAQLTGTQALPPLFSLGYHQCRWNYEDEQDVKAVDAGFDEHDIPYDVIWLDIEHTEGKRYFTWDKKKFQNPKRMQELLKRKKRKLVVIIDPHIKVDPMYTLYSQAKKNGYFVKDRKGQDFEGICWPGSSSYLDFTNPEVREWYADQFAFKSYKGSTDILFVWNDMNEPSVFKGAELTMQRDAVHHGNWEHREVHNLYGFYQQMATAEGLIKRSRGQNRPFVLTRSFFAGSQKYGAVWTGDNVAEWSYLKISIPMLLTISIAGISFCGADVGGFIGDPEPELLVRWYQAGAYQPFFRGHANIESKRREPWLFGDENTRIIREAIRERYTLLPYLYSLFYRAHTTAEPVMRPLWVEFPKEQETFGVEDEYMLGNALLVHPVIEQEATTVNVLLPGSDEVWYDLRRFRRLDYPGTLKIPVTLESIPVFQRGGSVVPLKTTVGRSTEWMTDISYELRVALDSKDFAVGELYLDDEHSFQYLHKKQFLHRKFTFHKNVFSSSCADEIGQYHTKCVVERVLILGVQKQPTSVTASLQGKRDGKDKEVVFTYDAKTSTLTLEKLLLNVGDDWKIHIK; translated from the exons gtTCCGCTCCTAGTGGAAATCTATGCAATAGAAGGCAACATTTTCAGGCTTAAAATTAATGAGGTAGCTCCTCTCAAATCAAGGTATGAAGTCCCTGATGTTCTCATAAAAGAACCTACCACTCAGAG gCTCTCTATAGCCCAGAAGGAGGCAGGTATTCTGGTACTGACATGTGCCGGTGAGGACCGCAAGCTTCTTATCACAGCAAATCCATTCCAGATAGAACTAGAGTCCGAGGGTGAGACTATACTGAGTGTGAACACCAATGGCCTGTTGTACTTCGAGCATCTACAACCGCCACCCCAAAACAG CAAAACTACAGCACAAAAGAAAGAGGACACATCAACTGACTCCTCGCAG GAAAATCAAGAGGATCTGGGTCTCTGGCAAGAGGAATTTGGCAGTTTTTTAGACATCAAAGCTAATG GTCCCAGTTCCATAGGCTTGGATTTTTCTTTGCATGGATGTGAACATGTCTATGGAATACCAGAGCATGCAGAAACACTTCTCCTCAAAAACACCAG TGACAATGATGCCTACCGGCTTTTTAACTTGGATGTCTATGGGCACAAGATCCAAGACAAAATGGGCATATATGGTTCAGTGCCCTTTCTGTTAGCACATAAACCTAACAGAACTGCTGGGATCTTCTGGCTGAATTCCTCAGAAACTCTAGTGGAGATTAATACAAAAGCTGTAATGGAG cATGTACCATCCAGATCCCCTCCAGACATAACTAAGCAGAGAGTGGTGCCTCAAACTGATGTGCACTGGATGTCAGAAAGTGGAATAATTGATGTTTTCCTCCTAATGGGACCCACCCCTTTTGACATCTTCAAGCAGTATGCACAATTGACAG GCACTCAagccctgcctccactcttctCCTTGGGCTATCACCAGTGCCGCTGGAACTATGAGGATGAGCAGGATGTAAAGGCAGTAGACGCTGGCTTTGATGAGCATGACATCCCCTATGATGTTATATGGCTGGACATAGAGCACACAGAGGGCAAGAGGTACTTCACGTGGGACAAGAAAAAATTCCAAAACCCCAAAAGGATGCAGGAGCTGCTCAAGAGGAAAAAACGCAAG CTTGTCGTCATTATAGATCCTCACATTAAGGTTGATCCCATGTACACCCTATACTCTCAGGCCAAAAAGAACGGGTATTTTGTGAAGGATAGGAAAGGCCAAGATTTTGAGGGCATCTGTTGGCCAG GTTCCTCTTCTTACCTGGATTTTACCAATCCTGAAGTCCGAGAATGGTATGCAGATCAGTTTGCCTTCAAATCATATAAG GGCTCTACTGACATCCTGTTTGTATGGAATGATATGAATGAGCCTTCAGTCTTCAAAGGGGCAGAACTAACCATGCAGAGAGATGCAGTCCACCATGGAAACTGGGAGCACCGGGAGGTTCACAATCTCTATGGCTTTTACCAG CAAATGGCAACTGCAGAAGGACTTATCAAACGTTCCAGGGGACAGAACAGGCCATTTGTCCTCACGCGATCTTTCTTTGCTGGATCACAGAAGTATG GTGCAGTATGGACAGGAGACAACGTAGCAGAGTGGAGTTACTTAAAAATCTCCATTCCAATGTTGCTCACAATCAGCATTGCAGGAATTTCATTCTGTGGAG CTGATGTGGGTGGGTTTATTGGGGACCCAGAACCAGAGCTACTTGTTCGCTGGTATCAGGCTGGTGCATACCAACCATTCTTCAGAGGCCATGCAAATATCGAAAGCAAACGGCGTGAACCATGGCTATTTGGAGATGAGAACACACGGATCATCAGGGAAGCCATTAGAGAGCGCTACACCCTTCTGCCCTACTTGTATTCGCTGTTCTACCGGGCACACACCACTGCAGAACCAGTCATGAG GCCTCTCTGGGTAGAGTTCCCCAAGGAACAAGAAACTTTTGGTGTGGAAGATGAATACATGCTGG GAAACGCTTTACTGGTGCATCCAGTCATTGAACAAGAGGCCACTACAGTGAACGTTTTACTGCCTGGGTCAGATGAG GTTTGGTATGACCTCCGAAGATTTAGACGACTGGACTATCCAGGGACTCTGAAGATCCCAGTAACACTGGAGAGT ATCCCAGTGTTCCAGCGAGGTGGGAGCGTGGTGCCCCTTAAGACTACAGTAGGAAGATCCACTGAATGGATGACAGATATTTCTTATGAACTCCGTGTTGCTCTGGATTCCAAG GACTTTGCAGTAGGTGAGCTCTATCTAGATGATGAACATTCATTTCAGTACCTCCATAAGAAGCAATTCCTGCACAGGAAATTCACTTTCCACAAGAATGTTTTCTCTTCCAG CTGTGCTGATGAAATTGGGCAGTACCACACGAAATGTGTAGTTGAACGGGTACTAATTCTGGGAGTTCAAAAGCAACCCACATCTGTGACAGCCAGTCTCCAGGGTAAGAGAG ATGGGAAAGACAAAGAAGTGGTTTTCACATATGATGCCAAGACCTCCACGTTGACACtggaaaaattattattaaatgttgGTGATGACTGGAAAATTCACATCAAGTGA
- the GANC gene encoding neutral alpha-glucosidase C isoform X3, translated as MEPAKEEESSVQDEAVDKSNFKNCNHIAFYRRQKLLHPGKFLYQALLDSVTLCNDSVKLQIINEKNKENQEDLGLWQEEFGSFLDIKANGPSSIGLDFSLHGCEHVYGIPEHAETLLLKNTSDNDAYRLFNLDVYGHKIQDKMGIYGSVPFLLAHKPNRTAGIFWLNSSETLVEINTKAVMEHVPSRSPPDITKQRVVPQTDVHWMSESGIIDVFLLMGPTPFDIFKQYAQLTGTQALPPLFSLGYHQCRWNYEDEQDVKAVDAGFDEHDIPYDVIWLDIEHTEGKRYFTWDKKKFQNPKRMQELLKRKKRKLVVIIDPHIKVDPMYTLYSQAKKNGYFVKDRKGQDFEGICWPGSSSYLDFTNPEVREWYADQFAFKSYKGSTDILFVWNDMNEPSVFKGAELTMQRDAVHHGNWEHREVHNLYGFYQQMATAEGLIKRSRGQNRPFVLTRSFFAGSQKYGAVWTGDNVAEWSYLKISIPMLLTISIAGISFCGADVGGFIGDPEPELLVRWYQAGAYQPFFRGHANIESKRREPWLFGDENTRIIREAIRERYTLLPYLYSLFYRAHTTAEPVMRPLWVEFPKEQETFGVEDEYMLGNALLVHPVIEQEATTVNVLLPGSDEVWYDLRRFRRLDYPGTLKIPVTLESIPVFQRGGSVVPLKTTVGRSTEWMTDISYELRVALDSKDFAVGELYLDDEHSFQYLHKKQFLHRKFTFHKNVFSSSCADEIGQYHTKCVVERVLILGVQKQPTSVTASLQGKRDGKDKEVVFTYDAKTSTLTLEKLLLNVGDDWKIHIK; from the exons GAAAATCAAGAGGATCTGGGTCTCTGGCAAGAGGAATTTGGCAGTTTTTTAGACATCAAAGCTAATG GTCCCAGTTCCATAGGCTTGGATTTTTCTTTGCATGGATGTGAACATGTCTATGGAATACCAGAGCATGCAGAAACACTTCTCCTCAAAAACACCAG TGACAATGATGCCTACCGGCTTTTTAACTTGGATGTCTATGGGCACAAGATCCAAGACAAAATGGGCATATATGGTTCAGTGCCCTTTCTGTTAGCACATAAACCTAACAGAACTGCTGGGATCTTCTGGCTGAATTCCTCAGAAACTCTAGTGGAGATTAATACAAAAGCTGTAATGGAG cATGTACCATCCAGATCCCCTCCAGACATAACTAAGCAGAGAGTGGTGCCTCAAACTGATGTGCACTGGATGTCAGAAAGTGGAATAATTGATGTTTTCCTCCTAATGGGACCCACCCCTTTTGACATCTTCAAGCAGTATGCACAATTGACAG GCACTCAagccctgcctccactcttctCCTTGGGCTATCACCAGTGCCGCTGGAACTATGAGGATGAGCAGGATGTAAAGGCAGTAGACGCTGGCTTTGATGAGCATGACATCCCCTATGATGTTATATGGCTGGACATAGAGCACACAGAGGGCAAGAGGTACTTCACGTGGGACAAGAAAAAATTCCAAAACCCCAAAAGGATGCAGGAGCTGCTCAAGAGGAAAAAACGCAAG CTTGTCGTCATTATAGATCCTCACATTAAGGTTGATCCCATGTACACCCTATACTCTCAGGCCAAAAAGAACGGGTATTTTGTGAAGGATAGGAAAGGCCAAGATTTTGAGGGCATCTGTTGGCCAG GTTCCTCTTCTTACCTGGATTTTACCAATCCTGAAGTCCGAGAATGGTATGCAGATCAGTTTGCCTTCAAATCATATAAG GGCTCTACTGACATCCTGTTTGTATGGAATGATATGAATGAGCCTTCAGTCTTCAAAGGGGCAGAACTAACCATGCAGAGAGATGCAGTCCACCATGGAAACTGGGAGCACCGGGAGGTTCACAATCTCTATGGCTTTTACCAG CAAATGGCAACTGCAGAAGGACTTATCAAACGTTCCAGGGGACAGAACAGGCCATTTGTCCTCACGCGATCTTTCTTTGCTGGATCACAGAAGTATG GTGCAGTATGGACAGGAGACAACGTAGCAGAGTGGAGTTACTTAAAAATCTCCATTCCAATGTTGCTCACAATCAGCATTGCAGGAATTTCATTCTGTGGAG CTGATGTGGGTGGGTTTATTGGGGACCCAGAACCAGAGCTACTTGTTCGCTGGTATCAGGCTGGTGCATACCAACCATTCTTCAGAGGCCATGCAAATATCGAAAGCAAACGGCGTGAACCATGGCTATTTGGAGATGAGAACACACGGATCATCAGGGAAGCCATTAGAGAGCGCTACACCCTTCTGCCCTACTTGTATTCGCTGTTCTACCGGGCACACACCACTGCAGAACCAGTCATGAG GCCTCTCTGGGTAGAGTTCCCCAAGGAACAAGAAACTTTTGGTGTGGAAGATGAATACATGCTGG GAAACGCTTTACTGGTGCATCCAGTCATTGAACAAGAGGCCACTACAGTGAACGTTTTACTGCCTGGGTCAGATGAG GTTTGGTATGACCTCCGAAGATTTAGACGACTGGACTATCCAGGGACTCTGAAGATCCCAGTAACACTGGAGAGT ATCCCAGTGTTCCAGCGAGGTGGGAGCGTGGTGCCCCTTAAGACTACAGTAGGAAGATCCACTGAATGGATGACAGATATTTCTTATGAACTCCGTGTTGCTCTGGATTCCAAG GACTTTGCAGTAGGTGAGCTCTATCTAGATGATGAACATTCATTTCAGTACCTCCATAAGAAGCAATTCCTGCACAGGAAATTCACTTTCCACAAGAATGTTTTCTCTTCCAG CTGTGCTGATGAAATTGGGCAGTACCACACGAAATGTGTAGTTGAACGGGTACTAATTCTGGGAGTTCAAAAGCAACCCACATCTGTGACAGCCAGTCTCCAGGGTAAGAGAG ATGGGAAAGACAAAGAAGTGGTTTTCACATATGATGCCAAGACCTCCACGTTGACACtggaaaaattattattaaatgttgGTGATGACTGGAAAATTCACATCAAGTGA
- the GANC gene encoding neutral alpha-glucosidase C isoform X4, with the protein MEPAKEEESSVQDEAVDKSNFKNCNHIAFYSKTTAQKKEDTSTDSSQENQEDLGLWQEEFGSFLDIKANGPSSIGLDFSLHGCEHVYGIPEHAETLLLKNTSDNDAYRLFNLDVYGHKIQDKMGIYGSVPFLLAHKPNRTAGIFWLNSSETLVEINTKAVMEHVPSRSPPDITKQRVVPQTDVHWMSESGIIDVFLLMGPTPFDIFKQYAQLTGTQALPPLFSLGYHQCRWNYEDEQDVKAVDAGFDEHDIPYDVIWLDIEHTEGKRYFTWDKKKFQNPKRMQELLKRKKRKLVVIIDPHIKVDPMYTLYSQAKKNGYFVKDRKGQDFEGICWPGSSSYLDFTNPEVREWYADQFAFKSYKGSTDILFVWNDMNEPSVFKGAELTMQRDAVHHGNWEHREVHNLYGFYQQMATAEGLIKRSRGQNRPFVLTRSFFAGSQKYGAVWTGDNVAEWSYLKISIPMLLTISIAGISFCGADVGGFIGDPEPELLVRWYQAGAYQPFFRGHANIESKRREPWLFGDENTRIIREAIRERYTLLPYLYSLFYRAHTTAEPVMRPLWVEFPKEQETFGVEDEYMLGNALLVHPVIEQEATTVNVLLPGSDEVWYDLRRFRRLDYPGTLKIPVTLESIPVFQRGGSVVPLKTTVGRSTEWMTDISYELRVALDSKDFAVGELYLDDEHSFQYLHKKQFLHRKFTFHKNVFSSSCADEIGQYHTKCVVERVLILGVQKQPTSVTASLQGKRDGKDKEVVFTYDAKTSTLTLEKLLLNVGDDWKIHIK; encoded by the exons CAAAACTACAGCACAAAAGAAAGAGGACACATCAACTGACTCCTCGCAG GAAAATCAAGAGGATCTGGGTCTCTGGCAAGAGGAATTTGGCAGTTTTTTAGACATCAAAGCTAATG GTCCCAGTTCCATAGGCTTGGATTTTTCTTTGCATGGATGTGAACATGTCTATGGAATACCAGAGCATGCAGAAACACTTCTCCTCAAAAACACCAG TGACAATGATGCCTACCGGCTTTTTAACTTGGATGTCTATGGGCACAAGATCCAAGACAAAATGGGCATATATGGTTCAGTGCCCTTTCTGTTAGCACATAAACCTAACAGAACTGCTGGGATCTTCTGGCTGAATTCCTCAGAAACTCTAGTGGAGATTAATACAAAAGCTGTAATGGAG cATGTACCATCCAGATCCCCTCCAGACATAACTAAGCAGAGAGTGGTGCCTCAAACTGATGTGCACTGGATGTCAGAAAGTGGAATAATTGATGTTTTCCTCCTAATGGGACCCACCCCTTTTGACATCTTCAAGCAGTATGCACAATTGACAG GCACTCAagccctgcctccactcttctCCTTGGGCTATCACCAGTGCCGCTGGAACTATGAGGATGAGCAGGATGTAAAGGCAGTAGACGCTGGCTTTGATGAGCATGACATCCCCTATGATGTTATATGGCTGGACATAGAGCACACAGAGGGCAAGAGGTACTTCACGTGGGACAAGAAAAAATTCCAAAACCCCAAAAGGATGCAGGAGCTGCTCAAGAGGAAAAAACGCAAG CTTGTCGTCATTATAGATCCTCACATTAAGGTTGATCCCATGTACACCCTATACTCTCAGGCCAAAAAGAACGGGTATTTTGTGAAGGATAGGAAAGGCCAAGATTTTGAGGGCATCTGTTGGCCAG GTTCCTCTTCTTACCTGGATTTTACCAATCCTGAAGTCCGAGAATGGTATGCAGATCAGTTTGCCTTCAAATCATATAAG GGCTCTACTGACATCCTGTTTGTATGGAATGATATGAATGAGCCTTCAGTCTTCAAAGGGGCAGAACTAACCATGCAGAGAGATGCAGTCCACCATGGAAACTGGGAGCACCGGGAGGTTCACAATCTCTATGGCTTTTACCAG CAAATGGCAACTGCAGAAGGACTTATCAAACGTTCCAGGGGACAGAACAGGCCATTTGTCCTCACGCGATCTTTCTTTGCTGGATCACAGAAGTATG GTGCAGTATGGACAGGAGACAACGTAGCAGAGTGGAGTTACTTAAAAATCTCCATTCCAATGTTGCTCACAATCAGCATTGCAGGAATTTCATTCTGTGGAG CTGATGTGGGTGGGTTTATTGGGGACCCAGAACCAGAGCTACTTGTTCGCTGGTATCAGGCTGGTGCATACCAACCATTCTTCAGAGGCCATGCAAATATCGAAAGCAAACGGCGTGAACCATGGCTATTTGGAGATGAGAACACACGGATCATCAGGGAAGCCATTAGAGAGCGCTACACCCTTCTGCCCTACTTGTATTCGCTGTTCTACCGGGCACACACCACTGCAGAACCAGTCATGAG GCCTCTCTGGGTAGAGTTCCCCAAGGAACAAGAAACTTTTGGTGTGGAAGATGAATACATGCTGG GAAACGCTTTACTGGTGCATCCAGTCATTGAACAAGAGGCCACTACAGTGAACGTTTTACTGCCTGGGTCAGATGAG GTTTGGTATGACCTCCGAAGATTTAGACGACTGGACTATCCAGGGACTCTGAAGATCCCAGTAACACTGGAGAGT ATCCCAGTGTTCCAGCGAGGTGGGAGCGTGGTGCCCCTTAAGACTACAGTAGGAAGATCCACTGAATGGATGACAGATATTTCTTATGAACTCCGTGTTGCTCTGGATTCCAAG GACTTTGCAGTAGGTGAGCTCTATCTAGATGATGAACATTCATTTCAGTACCTCCATAAGAAGCAATTCCTGCACAGGAAATTCACTTTCCACAAGAATGTTTTCTCTTCCAG CTGTGCTGATGAAATTGGGCAGTACCACACGAAATGTGTAGTTGAACGGGTACTAATTCTGGGAGTTCAAAAGCAACCCACATCTGTGACAGCCAGTCTCCAGGGTAAGAGAG ATGGGAAAGACAAAGAAGTGGTTTTCACATATGATGCCAAGACCTCCACGTTGACACtggaaaaattattattaaatgttgGTGATGACTGGAAAATTCACATCAAGTGA
- the GANC gene encoding neutral alpha-glucosidase C isoform X2 — MEPAKEEESSVQDEAVDKSNFKNCNHIAFYRRQKLLHPGKFLYQALLDSVTLCNDSVKLQIINEKNKVPLLVEIYAIEGNIFRLKINEVAPLKSRLSIAQKEAGILVLTCAGEDRKLLITANPFQIELESEGETILSVNTNGLLYFEHLQPPPQNSKTTAQKKEDTSTDSSQENQEDLGLWQEEFGSFLDIKANGPSSIGLDFSLHGCEHVYGIPEHAETLLLKNTSDNDAYRLFNLDVYGHKIQDKMGIYGSVPFLLAHKPNRTAGIFWLNSSETLVEINTKAVMEHVPSRSPPDITKQRVVPQTDVHWMSESGIIDVFLLMGPTPFDIFKQYAQLTGTQALPPLFSLGYHQCRWNYEDEQDVKAVDAGFDEHDIPYDVIWLDIEHTEGKRYFTWDKKKFQNPKRMQELLKRKKRKLVVIIDPHIKVDPMYTLYSQAKKNGYFVKDRKGQDFEGICWPGSSSYLDFTNPEVREWYADQFAFKSYKGSTDILFVWNDMNEPSVFKGAELTMQRDAVHHGNWEHREVHNLYGFYQQMATAEGLIKRSRGQNRPFVLTRSFFAGSQKYGAVWTGDNVAEWSYLKISIPMLLTISIAGISFCGADVGGFIGDPEPELLVRWYQAGAYQPFFRGHANIESKRREPWLFGDENTRIIREAIRERYTLLPYLYSLFYRAHTTAEPVMRPLWVEFPKEQETFGVEDEYMLGNALLVHPVIEQEATTVNVLLPGSDEVWYDLRRFRRLDYPGTLKIPVTLESIPVFQRGGSVVPLKTTVGRSTEWMTDISYELRVALDSKDFAVGELYLDDEHSFQYLHKKQFLHRKFTFHKNVFSSSCADEIGQYHTKCVVERVLILGVQKQPTSVTASLQGKRDGKDKEVVFTYDAKTSTLTLEKLLLNVGDDWKIHIK; from the exons gtTCCGCTCCTAGTGGAAATCTATGCAATAGAAGGCAACATTTTCAGGCTTAAAATTAATGAGGTAGCTCCTCTCAAATCAAG gCTCTCTATAGCCCAGAAGGAGGCAGGTATTCTGGTACTGACATGTGCCGGTGAGGACCGCAAGCTTCTTATCACAGCAAATCCATTCCAGATAGAACTAGAGTCCGAGGGTGAGACTATACTGAGTGTGAACACCAATGGCCTGTTGTACTTCGAGCATCTACAACCGCCACCCCAAAACAG CAAAACTACAGCACAAAAGAAAGAGGACACATCAACTGACTCCTCGCAG GAAAATCAAGAGGATCTGGGTCTCTGGCAAGAGGAATTTGGCAGTTTTTTAGACATCAAAGCTAATG GTCCCAGTTCCATAGGCTTGGATTTTTCTTTGCATGGATGTGAACATGTCTATGGAATACCAGAGCATGCAGAAACACTTCTCCTCAAAAACACCAG TGACAATGATGCCTACCGGCTTTTTAACTTGGATGTCTATGGGCACAAGATCCAAGACAAAATGGGCATATATGGTTCAGTGCCCTTTCTGTTAGCACATAAACCTAACAGAACTGCTGGGATCTTCTGGCTGAATTCCTCAGAAACTCTAGTGGAGATTAATACAAAAGCTGTAATGGAG cATGTACCATCCAGATCCCCTCCAGACATAACTAAGCAGAGAGTGGTGCCTCAAACTGATGTGCACTGGATGTCAGAAAGTGGAATAATTGATGTTTTCCTCCTAATGGGACCCACCCCTTTTGACATCTTCAAGCAGTATGCACAATTGACAG GCACTCAagccctgcctccactcttctCCTTGGGCTATCACCAGTGCCGCTGGAACTATGAGGATGAGCAGGATGTAAAGGCAGTAGACGCTGGCTTTGATGAGCATGACATCCCCTATGATGTTATATGGCTGGACATAGAGCACACAGAGGGCAAGAGGTACTTCACGTGGGACAAGAAAAAATTCCAAAACCCCAAAAGGATGCAGGAGCTGCTCAAGAGGAAAAAACGCAAG CTTGTCGTCATTATAGATCCTCACATTAAGGTTGATCCCATGTACACCCTATACTCTCAGGCCAAAAAGAACGGGTATTTTGTGAAGGATAGGAAAGGCCAAGATTTTGAGGGCATCTGTTGGCCAG GTTCCTCTTCTTACCTGGATTTTACCAATCCTGAAGTCCGAGAATGGTATGCAGATCAGTTTGCCTTCAAATCATATAAG GGCTCTACTGACATCCTGTTTGTATGGAATGATATGAATGAGCCTTCAGTCTTCAAAGGGGCAGAACTAACCATGCAGAGAGATGCAGTCCACCATGGAAACTGGGAGCACCGGGAGGTTCACAATCTCTATGGCTTTTACCAG CAAATGGCAACTGCAGAAGGACTTATCAAACGTTCCAGGGGACAGAACAGGCCATTTGTCCTCACGCGATCTTTCTTTGCTGGATCACAGAAGTATG GTGCAGTATGGACAGGAGACAACGTAGCAGAGTGGAGTTACTTAAAAATCTCCATTCCAATGTTGCTCACAATCAGCATTGCAGGAATTTCATTCTGTGGAG CTGATGTGGGTGGGTTTATTGGGGACCCAGAACCAGAGCTACTTGTTCGCTGGTATCAGGCTGGTGCATACCAACCATTCTTCAGAGGCCATGCAAATATCGAAAGCAAACGGCGTGAACCATGGCTATTTGGAGATGAGAACACACGGATCATCAGGGAAGCCATTAGAGAGCGCTACACCCTTCTGCCCTACTTGTATTCGCTGTTCTACCGGGCACACACCACTGCAGAACCAGTCATGAG GCCTCTCTGGGTAGAGTTCCCCAAGGAACAAGAAACTTTTGGTGTGGAAGATGAATACATGCTGG GAAACGCTTTACTGGTGCATCCAGTCATTGAACAAGAGGCCACTACAGTGAACGTTTTACTGCCTGGGTCAGATGAG GTTTGGTATGACCTCCGAAGATTTAGACGACTGGACTATCCAGGGACTCTGAAGATCCCAGTAACACTGGAGAGT ATCCCAGTGTTCCAGCGAGGTGGGAGCGTGGTGCCCCTTAAGACTACAGTAGGAAGATCCACTGAATGGATGACAGATATTTCTTATGAACTCCGTGTTGCTCTGGATTCCAAG GACTTTGCAGTAGGTGAGCTCTATCTAGATGATGAACATTCATTTCAGTACCTCCATAAGAAGCAATTCCTGCACAGGAAATTCACTTTCCACAAGAATGTTTTCTCTTCCAG CTGTGCTGATGAAATTGGGCAGTACCACACGAAATGTGTAGTTGAACGGGTACTAATTCTGGGAGTTCAAAAGCAACCCACATCTGTGACAGCCAGTCTCCAGGGTAAGAGAG ATGGGAAAGACAAAGAAGTGGTTTTCACATATGATGCCAAGACCTCCACGTTGACACtggaaaaattattattaaatgttgGTGATGACTGGAAAATTCACATCAAGTGA